From the SAR202 cluster bacterium genome, one window contains:
- the thrS gene encoding threonine--tRNA ligase, with amino-acid sequence MIETNIKSKIFWNIDNILEQNDKYHALRHSAAHIMASAVCKLYPDTKFGIGPVITDGFYYDFVLDKRLSESDLDEIEKIMQQEINKNLSFEKQIITRLEALELFSDQPFKLEIIDEIDKEEDISIYKHGDFQDLCAGPHVVSSKDVTAFKLLSVAGAYWRGDENRPMMQRIYGTAFDSNELLDEHLKLIEEAKKRDHRVLGKELGLFFMDPIAPASPFFLPKGTIIYNELVNYVRELYHQYEYQEVITPQIFSTDLWKQSGHYDNYKDNMYFVMAEDREFGIKPMNCPAHAVLYKSGLRSYRELPFRVADFGRLHRFERSGVVQGLTRVRPFSQDDAHIFCTIDQVDHEIDSLIAMFKQTYDIFNFNDVRIALSLRPEKRVGEEEMWDRAELKLQKCLEDNNINFKAFPGEGAFYGPKVDFFVPDALGREWQLGTIQLDFSLPERFDLEFVNEDGQRSRPVMVHRAMLGSLERFMGVLIEHFAGAMPPWLSPLQVLIIPIADRHQDKALELKSRLVDLNVRVDIDSRNERMNSKIREGQMNKTPYMVILGDKEIESGGVSIRLRTGENLQSISVEDFINTIKDKIDKRAIELW; translated from the coding sequence ATAATTGAAACTAATATTAAATCAAAAATATTTTGGAACATAGATAATATTTTGGAACAAAACGATAAATATCACGCATTAAGACATTCAGCTGCGCACATTATGGCATCTGCAGTGTGTAAGTTATATCCAGATACAAAATTTGGTATTGGACCGGTAATTACTGATGGGTTTTACTATGATTTTGTATTAGATAAACGATTATCTGAATCGGATTTAGATGAAATTGAAAAGATAATGCAGCAAGAAATTAATAAGAATCTTTCTTTTGAAAAACAAATTATTACAAGACTCGAAGCATTAGAACTGTTCTCCGATCAACCATTTAAGCTAGAGATAATAGATGAAATTGATAAAGAGGAAGATATTTCTATTTATAAACATGGTGATTTTCAAGATCTTTGCGCAGGGCCTCATGTTGTATCAAGTAAAGATGTAACGGCATTTAAACTTCTATCAGTTGCAGGAGCATATTGGCGGGGAGATGAAAATCGACCAATGATGCAAAGAATTTATGGTACAGCTTTTGATTCTAATGAATTACTAGATGAACATTTAAAATTAATTGAAGAGGCTAAAAAAAGAGACCATCGGGTTTTAGGAAAAGAATTAGGTTTGTTTTTTATGGACCCTATAGCACCTGCTAGTCCATTTTTTCTACCTAAAGGTACAATAATTTATAACGAATTAGTTAATTATGTTCGCGAACTATATCATCAATACGAATATCAGGAAGTTATTACCCCGCAAATTTTTTCTACTGATTTATGGAAACAATCAGGCCATTATGATAACTACAAGGATAATATGTATTTTGTTATGGCAGAAGATAGAGAATTCGGTATAAAACCTATGAATTGTCCTGCTCATGCAGTTTTATATAAATCAGGCCTAAGATCATATAGAGAATTACCTTTTAGGGTTGCAGATTTTGGACGATTACATAGATTTGAACGATCAGGAGTTGTACAGGGTTTAACTCGAGTTAGACCTTTTTCTCAAGATGATGCCCATATATTCTGCACAATTGACCAGGTAGATCATGAAATTGATTCTCTAATTGCAATGTTCAAACAAACTTATGATATATTCAATTTTAATGATGTCAGGATAGCTTTGTCATTACGACCAGAGAAAAGAGTGGGCGAAGAAGAAATGTGGGATAGGGCTGAGTTAAAACTTCAAAAATGCCTAGAAGATAATAATATTAATTTTAAAGCGTTTCCTGGTGAGGGTGCTTTTTATGGGCCCAAAGTGGATTTTTTTGTTCCTGATGCCTTAGGAAGAGAATGGCAATTAGGAACAATTCAATTAGATTTTTCTTTACCAGAACGATTTGATTTAGAGTTTGTTAATGAAGATGGGCAAAGATCTCGTCCTGTTATGGTTCACCGTGCCATGTTAGGTTCTTTGGAAAGATTTATGGGGGTCCTAATTGAACATTTTGCCGGAGCAATGCCGCCATGGCTTTCTCCATTACAAGTTTTAATAATTCCTATTGCTGATAGACATCAAGATAAAGCATTAGAATTAAAGTCCAGGTTGGTAGATTTGAATGTACGAGTCGATATAGATTCAAGAAATGAAAGAATGAATTCAAAAATACGTGAAGGTCAAATGAATAAAACACCATATATGGTTATTTTGGGCGATAAAGAAATTGAATCAGGTGGAGTTTCTATAAGGCTAAGAACTGGAGAAAATTTACAATCAATATCAGTAGAAGACTTTATCAATACAATTAAAGATAAAATTGATAAACGTGCAATAGAACTTTGGTAA
- the mazG gene encoding nucleoside triphosphate pyrophosphohydrolase yields MININPTEQFSDLIKLIQMLRGPDGCPWDKEQTHESLKSNLIEESYETLNAIDKNDQQNLLEELGDVLLQILFHSDIAEKNNQFTINDVIYNLQKKLIDRHPHIFSIKTTLSSNEVVSQWEEIKKQSLYSKGLTSALDSVTPNLPGLMYATKIQRKAASYGLDWKDIDGVMEKLQEEILEYKKADTKTSKQEELGDIFFTLVNFARWIDIDSEIALQESTSKFITRFKRIENYCTRTETKFNELSFEEKENLWEKSKSTKNIISD; encoded by the coding sequence ATGATAAATATAAATCCAACCGAACAATTTTCAGATCTAATCAAATTAATACAAATGCTCAGAGGACCTGATGGTTGCCCTTGGGATAAAGAACAAACACATGAAAGTTTGAAATCTAATTTAATTGAAGAATCATATGAAACACTTAATGCTATTGATAAAAATGATCAACAAAATTTATTAGAAGAGCTAGGAGATGTTTTACTTCAAATCCTTTTTCATTCAGATATTGCAGAAAAAAATAACCAATTTACTATAAATGATGTTATTTATAATTTACAAAAAAAACTCATAGATCGTCATCCACATATATTTAGCATAAAAACCACACTATCATCAAATGAAGTTGTGTCCCAATGGGAAGAAATAAAAAAACAAAGTTTATATTCAAAAGGCTTAACTTCTGCTTTAGATTCAGTTACCCCCAATTTACCTGGCTTAATGTATGCCACCAAAATTCAGAGAAAAGCTGCTTCCTATGGCCTTGATTGGAAAGATATAGATGGTGTAATGGAAAAATTGCAAGAAGAAATATTGGAATACAAAAAAGCTGATACAAAAACATCCAAACAAGAAGAACTTGGGGATATATTTTTTACTTTGGTCAATTTCGCTAGATGGATCGATATAGATTCTGAAATAGCTTTACAAGAAAGTACGTCAAAATTTATTACAAGATTTAAACGAATTGAAAATTATTGCACTAGAACAGAAACAAAATTTAATGAATTATCTTTTGAAGAGAAAGAAAATCTTTGGGAAAAATCAAAAAGTACCAAAAATATAATATCAGATTGA
- a CDS encoding metal-transporting ATPase gives MKSLLTTYETVYKVEGMTCQACADTIEAGIKTNLGVLLAHVSLEKKELRIQSDTIFEINHINSVVTNLGDYRIRDNNPSLISNIVEYFVSKKPIVIALSLVTISSLALQVPTNTFDINKWFMTYMGLFFMLFSFLKLLNVSGFSMTFRKYDLISKKIPVFSTIYPYIELALAIAFLTESLLMYAMIFTLIFMISQSIGVYNSLRSSEQIQCACMGSAISLPLSSLTLIENLIMISMATYMIQTYF, from the coding sequence ATGAAGTCGCTATTAACTACATATGAAACTGTATACAAAGTAGAAGGTATGACATGTCAGGCCTGTGCTGACACTATTGAGGCTGGTATAAAAACAAATTTAGGTGTTTTATTGGCTCATGTCTCGTTAGAGAAAAAAGAATTGAGAATTCAATCGGACACAATTTTCGAAATAAACCATATAAACTCGGTAGTAACAAATCTAGGTGACTACAGAATTAGGGATAATAACCCCAGTTTAATATCTAACATTGTAGAATATTTTGTTTCTAAAAAACCCATTGTTATTGCACTATCTTTAGTTACTATATCATCACTGGCTTTACAAGTACCTACTAATACATTTGATATAAATAAATGGTTTATGACATACATGGGTCTTTTTTTTATGCTCTTCTCATTTTTAAAGCTACTAAATGTAAGCGGTTTTAGTATGACGTTTAGAAAATATGACTTGATTTCCAAGAAAATCCCTGTATTCTCAACAATATATCCATATATTGAATTAGCCCTTGCAATAGCTTTCTTAACAGAATCATTATTAATGTATGCAATGATATTTACATTGATTTTTATGATATCCCAATCTATAGGGGTCTATAACTCACTGCGAAGTTCTGAACAAATTCAATGTGCATGTATGGGCTCTGCAATTAGTCTTCCACTCTCTTCATTGACTCTCATAGAAAACTTAATCATGATTAGCATGGCGACATATATGATACAGACCTATTTTTAA
- a CDS encoding TIGR01906 family membrane protein: MIILGKLFQILYKVLFIISITFIATMFLVRIAFNSLDWYDNGFDRHRVYEAKQYVGGYAEKLPFTRIQISEIASDIISYFNSEEEFLDVKKQNINGEIVNVFNQREIDHMWDVKNLLEFLYRIQEGLIIYVMLVLTIGFFMSGGGYARQIISLINISCYFTISLVLLFGVISSIAFNQLFIIFHQLSFSNDKWILNPLTSNLIRLFPTQFWVESVTLIGMLLILFFISILLSLYIIKWWIYLKQKESENRAPKYLSPEN; the protein is encoded by the coding sequence ATGATAATTCTAGGTAAACTATTTCAAATATTATATAAAGTACTTTTTATAATTAGTATCACATTTATTGCTACTATGTTTCTAGTGCGAATAGCGTTTAATTCTTTGGATTGGTATGACAATGGATTTGATAGACATAGAGTCTATGAGGCAAAACAGTATGTTGGGGGATATGCAGAAAAGTTACCTTTTACACGTATTCAAATATCTGAAATTGCATCAGATATTATTAGTTATTTTAATTCAGAAGAAGAATTTCTTGATGTTAAAAAACAAAATATAAATGGTGAAATTGTCAATGTATTTAATCAAAGAGAAATAGACCACATGTGGGATGTGAAAAATTTACTTGAATTTTTATATCGAATACAAGAAGGATTAATAATTTATGTAATGCTAGTACTTACTATAGGTTTTTTCATGTCTGGTGGAGGGTATGCCCGGCAAATAATTTCATTGATCAATATTTCGTGTTATTTTACAATTTCGTTAGTTTTACTATTTGGTGTAATATCAAGTATTGCATTTAATCAGCTTTTTATTATTTTTCATCAATTAAGTTTCAGTAATGATAAATGGATTTTAAATCCCCTAACATCTAACTTAATTAGATTGTTTCCCACCCAATTTTGGGTGGAGTCAGTAACGTTAATCGGCATGTTGTTGATTTTGTTTTTTATTTCAATCCTCTTATCGCTTTATATAATAAAATGGTGGATTTATTTAAAACAAAAAGAGTCAGAAAATCGTGCTCCTAAGTATTTAAGTCCTGAAAATTAA
- a CDS encoding P1 family peptidase — translation MKIGKITDIKGITVGHYTNKEKGTGCTVLLCENGATGGVDVRGTAPGTRETDLLKSGQLVEKIHGISLSGGSAFGLDTAGGVMRYLVEKNVGYNIGTNVIPIVPSAILFDLNLLSNDFSPSITEGYTAAKNASIEFDEGSVGAATGATVSKMLGWDRCLKGGIGSYCITLDNGIQIGAIAAVNAAGDIVDPKTGTYVSKPYDRKNKTFDTYMNSLLNSSQSSNNEDQNIRENTTLGIVATNLCLDKSQTNKLAERGQDGFAMTIQPCHMPGDGDVVFSISTWESSQNIDRSTLTSIYALAPMVMSEAIIRGTRIASSLGGVPSCNEIQLSKDQK, via the coding sequence ATGAAAATAGGAAAAATAACAGATATTAAGGGAATAACCGTAGGTCATTATACTAATAAAGAAAAAGGCACTGGTTGTACTGTACTTCTTTGTGAAAACGGAGCCACAGGTGGTGTAGATGTTAGAGGAACTGCACCTGGAACAAGAGAAACTGATTTATTAAAATCGGGTCAATTGGTTGAAAAAATCCATGGAATATCTCTAAGTGGCGGAAGTGCGTTTGGTCTAGATACAGCAGGTGGTGTAATGAGATATCTTGTAGAAAAGAACGTTGGATATAACATTGGAACAAATGTCATACCAATTGTACCTAGTGCTATTTTATTTGATTTAAACTTATTAAGTAATGATTTTAGCCCAAGTATAACTGAAGGCTACACAGCAGCAAAAAATGCATCTATTGAATTTGATGAAGGTAGCGTAGGCGCCGCAACAGGTGCTACGGTATCTAAAATGCTAGGTTGGGATAGATGCCTAAAAGGTGGTATCGGTAGTTATTGTATAACCTTGGATAATGGCATACAAATTGGAGCAATTGCTGCAGTTAATGCCGCTGGTGATATAGTAGACCCTAAAACCGGTACCTATGTATCAAAACCATATGATAGAAAAAATAAAACATTCGATACCTATATGAACTCTTTGCTGAATTCATCCCAATCATCTAATAATGAGGATCAAAATATTAGAGAAAATACAACATTAGGTATTGTGGCAACAAATTTATGCTTGGATAAGTCTCAAACAAACAAACTAGCCGAGAGAGGGCAAGATGGGTTTGCAATGACAATACAACCCTGCCATATGCCAGGAGATGGTGATGTGGTTTTCTCAATATCTACCTGGGAATCTTCTCAAAATATCGATAGATCAACACTTACATCCATATATGCTCTAGCACCTATGGTAATGTCTGAAGCAATTATCAGAGGTACTAGAATTGCTTCATCACTAGGCGGAGTACCCAGTTGTAATGAAATACAATTATCGAAAGACCAGAAATAG
- a CDS encoding bifunctional folylpolyglutamate synthase/dihydrofolate synthase, with protein sequence MRYKEALKDLMSLTDFGTIANNNIAKKRRYNLNRIINFSTIFGNPENSSPNIHIAGTKGKGSTAVFISSILKTEGYKTGLFTSPHIHKITERIQIGSKEISKNKFTNSFYEMWPEVQQYNQKNPDNQITLFEFLTVLAFYIFDKENTDINVIEVGLGGKLDSTNILTPHISIITSISLDHTGILGGTLKEIALQKSGIIKPNKFTVIAPQKPEVLKIIKEVCKKQNNRYIAIQESCEIIPIRKSMDFQTYILNSEFGKTTLTIPLIGDYQIENSATAFITAKLLQESNFPISETSIDTGFKDTYWPCRLEKVSTDPLIILDGAHNPYSVEKMIQAIHDNYTFRNITIILGTSKDKDIKNMIKILLENDKGNTKYIATHSRHPKHTPINVLQDTFKHFGVTISTVNSIKKSIEIAKNTLGPDDLILITGSLFIAAEAREKILGISKESYVFNS encoded by the coding sequence ATGCGTTACAAAGAAGCACTTAAAGATTTAATGAGTCTTACCGATTTTGGAACTATTGCGAATAACAATATTGCTAAAAAAAGACGTTATAATTTAAATAGGATTATAAATTTTTCAACAATATTTGGAAATCCTGAAAACTCTTCCCCTAACATACATATTGCTGGAACGAAAGGCAAAGGAAGTACCGCAGTGTTTATATCCTCTATACTAAAAACTGAGGGTTATAAAACAGGATTATTTACATCTCCACATATCCATAAAATTACCGAGCGAATTCAAATCGGAAGTAAGGAAATATCCAAAAATAAATTTACAAACTCATTTTACGAAATGTGGCCTGAAGTCCAACAATACAATCAAAAAAATCCTGATAATCAAATAACATTATTTGAGTTTTTAACGGTTTTAGCCTTTTACATTTTTGATAAAGAAAATACAGATATCAATGTTATAGAAGTTGGCTTAGGTGGGAAATTAGATTCTACTAACATTCTTACCCCGCACATTAGTATTATTACATCTATCAGCTTGGATCATACTGGAATATTAGGCGGTACATTAAAAGAAATCGCTCTACAAAAATCTGGAATAATTAAACCAAATAAATTTACAGTTATTGCTCCACAAAAACCTGAAGTTTTAAAAATCATCAAAGAAGTTTGCAAGAAACAGAATAATCGATACATTGCAATTCAAGAGTCTTGTGAAATTATCCCAATAAGAAAATCAATGGATTTTCAAACATATATTTTAAACTCTGAATTTGGAAAAACCACATTAACAATTCCACTGATTGGTGATTATCAAATAGAGAATTCTGCAACAGCATTTATAACAGCAAAATTGTTACAAGAATCTAACTTCCCTATCTCAGAAACATCAATAGATACAGGATTTAAAGACACTTACTGGCCTTGTAGACTTGAAAAGGTTTCTACTGATCCTTTAATTATATTAGACGGAGCTCATAATCCTTACTCAGTCGAAAAAATGATACAAGCAATACATGACAACTATACTTTTCGCAATATCACCATAATCCTTGGAACATCAAAAGATAAAGACATTAAAAATATGATAAAGATTCTATTAGAAAATGATAAAGGTAATACAAAATATATTGCCACTCATTCAAGACATCCCAAACATACCCCAATAAATGTCCTTCAAGATACTTTTAAACACTTTGGTGTCACAATTTCAACGGTTAACTCAATAAAAAAATCAATTGAAATAGCAAAAAACACATTAGGTCCTGATGATTTAATTCTAATAACAGGTTCTTTATTTATTGCTGCAGAAGCTCGTGAAAAAATATTGGGAATATCTAAAGAAAGCTATGTATTTAATTCCTAA
- the fabF gene encoding beta-ketoacyl-ACP synthase II: MNTNSTRVVITGMGIISPLGNDVDNFWDKLIHGISGIGPMTLCDTTDYPCKIAGEASDFDPHEFIEVKESNRLSRFIQIAIASALMAVEHSQLNLSKIDLNKTGVILGNGNGGFPTLESSVRTLVSRGGSKISPFFIPTVLPNMASAAVSRFTKATGYNATIATACAAGTHAIGEAAEIIKRGTTDIMITGGTEAGISQLGLAGFCSMRALSTNNDDPTKASRPFDKNRDGFVPAEGSGTIILEELNHALNRNATIYGEIIGFGVSSDAFHPVQPEQNGQQAANAMSMALKQANLRPKDIDYINAHGTSTPLNDMIETKAIKLVFGEDAITTPISSTKSMIGHALGGAGAMEAIACIQTINSGIIHPTINLETPDPECDLDYVPNESRCADVQYVLSNSFGFGGQNSCIILKKYVD, from the coding sequence GTGAATACAAATTCTACTAGAGTTGTAATTACTGGTATGGGAATCATTTCACCTCTTGGAAATGATGTAGATAATTTTTGGGATAAATTAATTCATGGTATATCTGGAATAGGGCCTATGACTCTTTGTGACACCACAGATTACCCCTGCAAAATAGCAGGGGAAGCATCTGATTTTGACCCACATGAATTTATTGAAGTCAAAGAATCTAATCGTTTATCTAGATTCATCCAAATAGCTATAGCTTCAGCCCTTATGGCTGTTGAACATAGCCAATTAAATCTAAGTAAAATTGATCTTAATAAAACTGGAGTCATATTGGGAAATGGCAATGGAGGATTTCCTACCCTAGAAAGCTCCGTACGAACTTTAGTATCAAGAGGAGGGTCAAAAATATCCCCCTTTTTCATCCCAACAGTGCTACCCAACATGGCATCAGCTGCCGTAAGTAGATTTACAAAGGCAACAGGTTATAACGCCACAATAGCAACTGCCTGTGCAGCTGGAACACACGCAATAGGTGAAGCTGCTGAAATAATCAAACGAGGTACAACAGATATTATGATAACTGGAGGAACTGAAGCCGGAATTAGTCAATTAGGTTTAGCTGGTTTTTGTTCTATGAGAGCTTTATCAACAAATAATGATGATCCTACCAAGGCAAGTAGACCCTTTGACAAAAATCGAGATGGGTTTGTACCAGCCGAAGGTTCAGGAACTATTATATTAGAAGAACTCAATCATGCGTTAAACAGAAATGCTACAATTTATGGAGAAATAATAGGATTTGGTGTTTCCTCAGATGCATTTCATCCCGTTCAACCAGAACAAAACGGACAACAAGCTGCAAACGCAATGTCCATGGCTCTTAAGCAAGCAAATCTCCGTCCAAAGGATATAGACTATATTAACGCACACGGCACTTCTACACCTTTGAATGATATGATTGAAACCAAAGCAATTAAACTTGTATTCGGAGAAGACGCAATTACAACTCCTATAAGCTCTACCAAATCAATGATTGGCCACGCACTTGGGGGAGCAGGAGCAATGGAAGCAATAGCGTGTATCCAAACTATAAACTCTGGGATTATTCACCCAACAATTAACCTAGAAACACCAGATCCAGAATGCGATTTAGACTATGTTCCAAATGAATCTAGATGCGCCGATGTTCAATATGTTCTATCAAATTCATTTGGTTTTGGTGGGCAAAACTCATGTATCATATTAAAAAAATATGTAGATTAA
- a CDS encoding translation initiation factor IF-3, whose protein sequence is MAKDYRINNQIRSQTVRVISDKDEQVGIISLQEALDLANQRDLDLVEVAPGAEPPVCRILDYGKFKYVQTKKEKEARKSQKTVSLREVRFKSGIDKHDLDAKIRVVGKLLDSGNKVKVSVMFRGRTIAHPDIGVSLLKTVVEATQETAKIDKAPAFEGRNLSIILAPGAKKEVKETTAVVQET, encoded by the coding sequence ATAGCTAAAGATTACAGAATTAATAATCAAATAAGATCTCAGACGGTCAGAGTTATATCTGATAAGGATGAACAGGTTGGAATAATTAGTTTGCAGGAAGCATTAGATTTGGCTAATCAGCGCGATTTAGATTTAGTTGAAGTCGCTCCTGGAGCAGAACCACCAGTTTGTAGAATTCTTGATTATGGTAAATTTAAGTATGTTCAAACTAAAAAAGAGAAGGAAGCAAGAAAGTCGCAAAAGACAGTTAGTTTGAGAGAAGTTAGGTTTAAATCTGGTATTGATAAACATGATTTAGATGCAAAGATACGAGTTGTAGGTAAATTGCTTGATTCTGGCAACAAGGTTAAGGTTAGTGTTATGTTTAGAGGAAGAACTATAGCTCATCCTGATATTGGGGTCTCTTTATTAAAGACAGTAGTTGAAGCAACTCAAGAAACTGCTAAAATAGATAAGGCTCCAGCTTTTGAGGGAAGAAATTTAAGTATAATTTTAGCCCCTGGTGCAAAAAAAGAAGTAAAAGAAACTACTGCTGTGGTTCAGGAAACTTAG
- a CDS encoding GuaB3 family IMP dehydrogenase-related protein has protein sequence MFLKYFEILRIVVVSDNFGQSSQFKTISHAYGFEDVGIVPGEITINPDQTDLSVYIGEYKLDIPVLASAMDAVMSPEYAILMSQMGGLGVLNLEGIYSRYEDYHEIIDRIVNSDATQATNLMQEIYAQPIREELIAVRIKQIKDQGAICAVSFTPQNAKRLAPVAVDAGADLVVIQATVTTARHLSKSNVGLNFDTLKEIVKVPLLVGNCASFGAAKELMNCGIDGLLVGVGPGAACTTREVVGVGVPQVTATMECAAAREQYYNDSGKYVPIFTDGGIRTGGDLCKSIASGADGVMIGTPFAQTEEAIGRGFNWGMATPHPALPRGIRINAGVKGSIKQLLYGPSSRTDGTQNLIGALEVGMGMCGAYNIKEMQQADLVIAPSIRTEGKIFQHSI, from the coding sequence ATGTTCTTGAAATACTTTGAAATACTAAGGATAGTAGTTGTGTCGGATAATTTTGGGCAATCGAGTCAATTTAAAACTATAAGTCATGCTTATGGGTTTGAAGATGTCGGAATTGTGCCAGGTGAGATTACAATTAATCCAGACCAAACCGATTTAAGCGTTTATATTGGAGAATACAAACTCGATATTCCTGTGTTAGCTTCTGCTATGGATGCCGTTATGTCTCCCGAATATGCTATATTAATGAGCCAAATGGGCGGACTTGGGGTTTTAAACCTTGAGGGTATTTATTCACGATATGAAGACTACCATGAGATAATTGATAGAATTGTCAATTCTGATGCTACACAGGCTACTAATTTGATGCAAGAAATATATGCACAACCTATTCGAGAAGAATTGATTGCTGTAAGAATCAAACAAATTAAAGACCAAGGTGCAATTTGTGCAGTATCATTTACCCCGCAAAATGCTAAAAGACTAGCCCCAGTTGCAGTTGATGCTGGAGCTGATTTAGTTGTGATACAAGCAACGGTGACAACAGCAAGGCATCTTTCAAAAAGTAATGTGGGATTAAATTTCGATACGTTAAAAGAAATTGTCAAAGTACCTTTATTAGTTGGTAATTGTGCATCATTTGGTGCTGCTAAAGAACTTATGAATTGTGGTATTGATGGTTTATTAGTGGGTGTAGGCCCAGGAGCTGCTTGTACAACAAGAGAAGTAGTTGGAGTTGGTGTGCCACAAGTAACAGCAACTATGGAATGTGCTGCTGCAAGAGAGCAGTATTATAATGATTCTGGAAAATATGTACCAATATTCACAGATGGAGGTATCAGAACAGGTGGTGATTTGTGTAAATCAATTGCCTCTGGTGCTGATGGAGTAATGATCGGTACCCCTTTTGCTCAAACTGAAGAAGCAATTGGTAGAGGTTTCAATTGGGGAATGGCTACTCCTCATCCAGCCTTACCTAGGGGTATTAGAATAAATGCAGGAGTGAAAGGTTCTATAAAACAACTTTTATACGGACCATCAAGTCGCACAGATGGGACTCAAAATCTCATTGGGGCTTTAGAGGTAGGAATGGGAATGTGTGGTGCATATAATATCAAAGAAATGCAACAGGCAGATTTAGTTATAGCACCTTCCATACGTACAGAGGGGAAAATATTTCAGCACTCAATCTGA
- the rplT gene encoding 50S ribosomal protein L20 encodes MARVKRGVTKQKRHSKVLNLTKGHKGVRHRLYKRAHESLVHALSYAYAHRRERKGDFRRLWITRINAAAKLNGISYSKFINMCKIADFDVDRKILAEIAVSDPQAFASIVEHVSTTSSKAS; translated from the coding sequence GTGGCCAGAGTAAAACGAGGCGTAACTAAACAAAAAAGACACTCAAAAGTGCTTAATTTAACAAAAGGACATAAAGGTGTAAGGCATCGCTTATATAAAAGAGCTCATGAATCCCTAGTTCATGCCTTATCATATGCATATGCTCATAGAAGAGAGCGAAAGGGTGATTTTAGGCGTTTATGGATCACTAGGATTAATGCTGCAGCAAAGTTGAATGGCATTAGTTATAGTAAATTCATTAATATGTGTAAAATTGCTGATTTTGATGTTGATAGAAAGATACTAGCAGAAATAGCTGTAAGCGATCCCCAAGCGTTTGCATCGATCGTGGAGCACGTAAGTACTACATCTTCTAAAGCTAGCTAA
- the rpmI gene encoding 50S ribosomal protein L35 — MPKMKTHKGTKARFRFSANGKPLRMKGGSSHLRRKKSKRAKRMYDDVLSVSKADAPKLKRLLPYG, encoded by the coding sequence ATGCCTAAAATGAAAACCCATAAGGGGACTAAAGCAAGATTTCGTTTTTCTGCAAATGGAAAACCACTTAGAATGAAAGGTGGTAGTAGTCATTTAAGAAGAAAAAAATCTAAGCGTGCGAAAAGAATGTATGATGATGTTTTGTCCGTGAGTAAAGCAGACGCACCTAAATTAAAACGCTTATTACCATACGGATAA